One stretch of Streptomyces sp. A2-16 DNA includes these proteins:
- a CDS encoding MFS transporter — MASTVTSSRPGYGQLLRTRGAWTFLLPGFAARQPFAMLTLSLVLLVQHTTGSYGAAGAVAAVTGVSMALFAPWSGRLADRHGQRAVLVPGVLLHTLAGLSLTALALAHAPLWALFAAAVPTGASVPQIGPMVRARWGVKLQDSPLMTTAAAFESVTDELTFVFGPLLATALCTAVHPAAGLLTEASLTLFGGLLFAAQKSTQPSVALAEHMRVERTSALRVPGVRVLIVTFLGIGSVFGGMQVSLAAFSESIGEPGLNGVLYGVFAAGNMLSGLVCGAIAWKVAPHRRLLVGYGALALTASGLWAAHSVLVLAGLGLLVGMCIAPALITGYTLVENLVPAGARTEAFTWLTGAVALGQAAAVTVAGQLEDRFWGGAGFLVPMGGTLLALATLVALRSHLVARPRGRTVARGIGHRVPVAVD, encoded by the coding sequence GTGGCATCCACGGTCACCTCCTCCCGCCCGGGATACGGGCAGCTGCTGCGTACCCGCGGCGCCTGGACGTTCCTGCTCCCCGGCTTCGCGGCACGCCAGCCGTTCGCGATGCTCACCCTCTCCCTCGTGCTGCTCGTGCAGCACACCACCGGCTCCTACGGCGCGGCGGGCGCCGTCGCGGCCGTCACCGGCGTCTCCATGGCGCTGTTCGCGCCCTGGAGCGGCCGTCTCGCGGACCGCCACGGGCAGCGTGCCGTGCTGGTCCCCGGTGTCCTGCTGCACACCCTGGCGGGCCTGTCCCTGACCGCCCTCGCCCTCGCGCACGCGCCCTTGTGGGCCCTGTTCGCGGCGGCCGTGCCCACGGGCGCCTCGGTGCCGCAGATCGGGCCCATGGTGCGTGCCCGCTGGGGCGTGAAGCTCCAGGACTCGCCCCTGATGACCACGGCGGCGGCCTTCGAGTCCGTCACGGACGAGCTGACCTTCGTCTTCGGCCCGCTGCTGGCCACCGCCCTGTGCACCGCCGTCCACCCCGCCGCCGGCCTGTTGACGGAGGCGTCGCTGACGCTGTTCGGCGGCCTGCTGTTCGCCGCGCAGAAGAGCACGCAGCCCTCCGTCGCTCTCGCGGAGCACATGCGCGTGGAGCGCACCTCGGCGCTGCGCGTCCCCGGCGTGCGCGTCCTGATCGTGACCTTCCTGGGCATCGGTTCCGTCTTCGGGGGCATGCAGGTCTCCCTGGCCGCGTTCAGCGAGTCGATCGGCGAGCCCGGTCTGAACGGTGTCCTGTACGGCGTCTTCGCCGCGGGCAACATGCTCTCCGGGCTGGTCTGCGGGGCCATCGCCTGGAAGGTGGCCCCCCACCGGCGCCTGCTCGTCGGCTACGGCGCCCTCGCGCTGACGGCCTCCGGCCTGTGGGCCGCGCACTCGGTGCTGGTCCTGGCCGGCCTCGGCCTCCTGGTCGGCATGTGCATCGCGCCCGCCCTGATCACCGGATACACCCTGGTGGAGAACCTGGTCCCGGCCGGCGCCCGCACCGAGGCCTTCACCTGGCTGACCGGAGCGGTGGCCCTCGGCCAGGCGGCCGCCGTCACGGTCGCCGGGCAGCTGGAGGACCGCTTCTGGGGCGGGGCCGGATTCCTGGTCCCGATGGGTGGCACTCTGCTCGCGCTGGCGACCTTGGTGGCCCTGCGGTCCCACCTGGTGGCGCGGCCCCGCGGCCGGACCGTCGCACGTGGCATCGGTCACCGAGTGCCGGTGGCAGTGGACTGA
- a CDS encoding S-methyl-5'-thioadenosine phosphorylase has protein sequence MANAEIGVIGGSGFYSFLDDVTEVQVDTPYGPPSDSLFLGEVAGRRVAFLPRHGRGHHLPPHRINYRANLWALRSVGARQILGPCAVGGLRPEYGPGTLLVPDQLVDRTKSRAATYFDGLPLPDGTVPNVVHVSLADPYCPVGRAAALKAARGRDWEAVDGGTLVVVEGPRFSTRAESLWHQAQGWSVVGMTGHPEASLARELELCYTSLTLVTDLDAGAETGEGVSHDEVLRVFAANVDRLRGVLFDAVAALPSSGERECLCVNALGGMDPGFELP, from the coding sequence ATGGCGAACGCAGAGATCGGCGTAATCGGCGGTTCGGGCTTCTACTCGTTCCTCGACGACGTGACCGAGGTACAGGTGGACACCCCCTACGGGCCGCCCAGCGACTCCCTGTTCCTCGGCGAGGTCGCCGGCCGGCGGGTCGCCTTCCTGCCCCGGCACGGACGCGGCCACCATCTGCCGCCCCACCGGATCAACTACCGGGCCAACCTGTGGGCGCTCAGGTCGGTGGGGGCACGGCAGATCCTCGGCCCGTGCGCGGTGGGCGGGCTGCGTCCCGAGTACGGGCCGGGCACGCTGCTCGTGCCGGACCAGCTGGTCGACCGTACGAAGTCCCGGGCCGCGACCTACTTCGACGGGCTGCCGCTGCCGGACGGCACCGTGCCCAACGTGGTGCACGTGTCCCTGGCCGACCCGTACTGCCCCGTCGGGCGGGCGGCCGCGCTGAAGGCGGCCCGCGGACGCGACTGGGAGGCGGTGGACGGCGGCACGCTCGTCGTGGTCGAGGGTCCGCGGTTCTCCACCCGCGCCGAATCGTTGTGGCACCAGGCGCAGGGCTGGTCGGTGGTGGGCATGACCGGCCATCCCGAGGCGTCCCTCGCCCGTGAACTGGAGCTCTGCTACACGTCGTTGACCCTGGTCACCGATCTCGACGCGGGTGCCGAGACCGGTGAGGGCGTCTCGCACGACGAGGTGCTGCGGGTGTTCGCGGCGAACGTGGACCGGCTGCGCGGCGTGCTGTTCGACGCGGTGGCGGCGCTGCCTTCCAGCGGGGAGCGGGAGTGCCTGTGCGTGAACGCGCTGGGCGGGATGGATCCGGGGTTCGAACTGCCGTAG
- the mscL gene encoding large conductance mechanosensitive channel protein MscL: protein MSEKKPSVWEGFKAFLMRGNVVDLAVAVVIGAAFTNIVNSVVKGIINPLVGAIGTKNLDHYSSCLSSSCKGEQGITILWGSVLGATLSFVITAAVVYFLMVLPMAKYLARAEARRKAKESTHEVIEVTELEVLKEIRDALVAQRGSGHDGR, encoded by the coding sequence GTGAGCGAGAAGAAGCCGAGCGTCTGGGAGGGCTTCAAGGCCTTCCTGATGCGCGGGAACGTCGTCGATCTGGCAGTCGCGGTGGTCATCGGCGCGGCCTTCACCAACATCGTGAACTCGGTGGTGAAGGGGATCATCAACCCGCTGGTGGGGGCGATCGGCACCAAGAACCTCGACCACTACAGCTCTTGTCTGAGCTCCTCGTGCAAGGGCGAGCAGGGCATCACGATCCTGTGGGGCTCGGTGCTCGGCGCCACCCTCAGCTTCGTGATCACCGCGGCCGTCGTGTACTTCCTGATGGTGCTGCCGATGGCGAAGTACCTCGCCCGGGCGGAGGCTCGCCGGAAGGCGAAGGAGAGCACCCACGAGGTCATCGAGGTGACCGAGCTGGAGGTCCTCAAGGAGATCCGCGACGCCCTGGTCGCACAGCGGGGCTCGGGCCACGACGGGCGCTAG
- a CDS encoding potassium/proton antiporter — protein MRVSQGRERPLTVHHLNQLLLVCSLVLLVAVAAVRISSRSGLPSLLVYLGIGIAMGQDGIGDIHFDNAELTQVIGYAALVVILAEGGLGTKWKEIKPALPAATVLALGGVAVSVGVTATAAHYLIGLEWRQALIIGAVVSSTDAAAVFSVLRKIPLPARVTGTLEAESGFNDAPVVILVVAFSQTGPVEHWYTLIAEITLELAIGAAIGIAVGWLGSWGLRHVALPASGLYPIAVMAIAVTAYAAGALAHGSGFLAVYLASMAMGNAKLPHWPATRGFADGLGWIAQIGMFVLLGLLVTPHELGDDVLPGLVIGLVLTMVARPLSVFLCLTPFRVPWQEQTLMSWAGLRGAVPIILATIPMVSGVEGSRRVFNIVFVLVVVYTLVQGPTLPWLARKLRLGGDSEAADLGIESAPLERLRGHLLSVAIPEGSRMHGVEVNELRLPAGAAVTLVVRDEKSFVPLPTTVLRRGDELLVVATDPVRDAAERRLRAVGHGGKLADWLGTGGNGGAR, from the coding sequence ATGCGGGTGAGCCAGGGAAGGGAACGGCCGCTGACTGTCCACCACCTCAACCAGCTCCTGCTCGTCTGCTCGCTCGTCCTGCTCGTCGCCGTGGCAGCGGTCCGGATCTCCTCGCGCAGCGGGCTCCCCAGCCTGCTCGTGTACCTGGGGATCGGCATCGCCATGGGCCAGGACGGCATCGGCGACATCCACTTCGACAACGCCGAACTGACCCAGGTCATCGGGTACGCGGCCCTGGTCGTGATCCTGGCCGAGGGCGGCCTCGGCACGAAGTGGAAGGAGATCAAGCCGGCCCTGCCGGCGGCCACGGTGCTGGCGCTGGGCGGGGTCGCGGTGAGCGTCGGGGTCACGGCGACGGCCGCGCACTACCTGATCGGCCTCGAATGGCGCCAGGCCCTCATCATCGGCGCGGTCGTCTCCTCGACGGACGCGGCGGCGGTCTTCTCGGTGCTGCGCAAGATCCCCCTGCCCGCGCGCGTGACGGGCACGCTGGAGGCCGAGTCCGGCTTCAACGACGCCCCCGTGGTCATCCTGGTGGTCGCCTTCTCCCAGACCGGCCCGGTCGAGCACTGGTACACGCTGATCGCCGAGATAACCCTCGAGCTGGCCATCGGTGCCGCCATCGGCATCGCGGTGGGCTGGCTGGGCTCCTGGGGGCTCAGGCACGTCGCCCTGCCCGCCTCCGGCCTCTACCCGATCGCGGTCATGGCGATCGCCGTCACCGCGTACGCGGCGGGCGCGCTGGCGCACGGCAGCGGGTTCCTCGCCGTCTATCTCGCCTCCATGGCGATGGGCAACGCCAAGCTGCCGCACTGGCCGGCCACCCGCGGTTTCGCCGACGGGCTCGGCTGGATCGCCCAGATCGGCATGTTCGTCCTGCTCGGCCTGCTGGTCACCCCGCACGAGCTGGGCGACGACGTCCTGCCCGGGCTCGTCATCGGGCTGGTGCTGACCATGGTGGCGCGGCCGCTGAGCGTCTTCCTGTGCCTGACGCCGTTCCGGGTGCCGTGGCAGGAGCAGACCCTCATGTCCTGGGCCGGACTACGGGGCGCCGTGCCCATCATCCTGGCGACCATCCCCATGGTGAGCGGTGTCGAGGGCAGCCGTCGCGTCTTCAACATCGTCTTCGTCCTGGTCGTCGTCTACACCCTGGTGCAGGGTCCGACGCTGCCCTGGCTGGCGCGCAAGCTGCGCCTGGGCGGGGACTCCGAGGCCGCCGACCTCGGCATCGAGTCGGCGCCCCTGGAGCGGCTGCGCGGGCACCTGCTGTCCGTCGCGATCCCCGAGGGCTCCCGGATGCACGGCGTCGAGGTCAACGAGCTGCGGCTGCCCGCCGGAGCCGCGGTCACCCTGGTCGTCCGCGACGAAAAATCGTTCGTTCCGCTGCCCACGACGGTGCTGCGGCGCGGGGACGAACTGCTCGTCGTCGCCACCGACCCGGTCCGCGACGCCGCCGAACGACGGCTGCGCGCGGTGGGCCACGGCGGCAAGCTGGCCGACTGGCTGGGCACGGGCGGCAACGGCGGCGCACGTTAA
- a CDS encoding FmdB family zinc ribbon protein, protein MPTYQYQCTECGEGLEAVQKFTDDALTECPNCQGRLKKVFSAVGIVFKGSGFYRNDSRGSSSSSSPASSSSKPSTSTSSTDSKSSSSDAKSSSSKSSSSGTSSSSSSAA, encoded by the coding sequence GTGCCCACCTACCAGTACCAGTGCACCGAGTGCGGCGAGGGCCTCGAGGCGGTGCAGAAGTTCACCGACGACGCTCTGACCGAGTGCCCCAACTGCCAGGGTCGCCTCAAGAAGGTGTTCTCCGCGGTGGGCATCGTCTTCAAGGGCTCCGGCTTCTACCGCAACGACAGCCGCGGCTCCTCGTCGAGCAGCTCGCCGGCGTCGTCGTCCTCGAAGCCGTCGACGTCCACCTCGTCGACCGACTCGAAGTCGTCCTCCTCGGACGCGAAGTCGTCGAGCTCGAAGTCGTCGAGCTCGGGCACCTCGTCGAGCAGCAGCTCCGCCGCATAG